A single genomic interval of Nostoc commune NIES-4072 harbors:
- a CDS encoding energy-coupling factor ABC transporter ATP-binding protein produces MAQMGIQVKDLNFNWPNGEKVIKSCSLEVPKGEFWMLLGTNGSGKSTLLRLLAGLLAPESGEIQVLHPVGFVFQNPDHQLVMPTVGADVAFGLVEEKLPPAATRARVEEALGAVNLLALLRRPIYALSGGQKQRVAIAGAIARRCEVLLLDEPTALLDPDSQLDLVAGVRRLVKSRGITALWVTHRLDELNYCDGAFLLEKGSLVDRGEPQRLKQCLMEVHSEAS; encoded by the coding sequence ATGGCTCAAATGGGCATTCAGGTCAAGGATTTAAATTTCAATTGGCCTAATGGAGAGAAAGTTATCAAATCTTGCTCTTTAGAAGTACCAAAGGGCGAATTTTGGATGCTTTTGGGTACAAATGGCAGTGGGAAATCAACGTTACTTAGACTACTGGCGGGGCTACTAGCTCCTGAGTCTGGGGAAATTCAGGTTTTGCATCCTGTTGGCTTTGTCTTCCAAAATCCGGATCATCAACTGGTAATGCCAACGGTTGGTGCTGATGTGGCTTTTGGATTGGTGGAAGAAAAGTTACCGCCTGCTGCCACTAGAGCAAGGGTTGAGGAGGCACTAGGAGCGGTGAATTTGCTTGCCCTCCTACGACGTCCTATCTATGCACTCTCTGGGGGACAGAAACAGCGAGTAGCGATCGCTGGTGCGATCGCCCGTCGCTGTGAAGTCTTATTATTAGATGAACCCACTGCCTTACTAGATCCAGATAGTCAGTTGGATTTGGTGGCTGGTGTGCGCCGCCTTGTCAAAAGTCGAGGTATTACGGCTCTGTGGGTGACACATCGATTAGACGAGTTAAATTATTGTGATGGCGCTTTCTTGCTAGAAAAAGGCTCTCTCGTAGATAGGGGTGAACCTCAACGCCTCAAACAATGTCTAATGGAGGTACACAGCGAAGCCTCTTAA
- a CDS encoding NYN domain-containing protein — protein MPRSLLQAVLLVDGYNIIGAWPCLKKTRDSVGLEAARGELVEAMTGYSAFQGYTTQIVFDAQYQNCSSNKEIITELLSVYYTDFGQTADTYIEKSCASFRHQIAQSLISRVIVATSDRAQQLMIQGYGAEWLSAQQLCGEVEATVCRMRQKYHTRKQSKSRFLANAIDAKARQRLAELRMGL, from the coding sequence ATGCCCCGTTCTTTACTCCAAGCCGTTTTGTTAGTAGACGGCTACAATATAATAGGCGCTTGGCCTTGCCTTAAAAAAACGCGTGATAGCGTTGGACTAGAGGCCGCACGGGGCGAACTTGTGGAAGCAATGACTGGTTATAGCGCGTTTCAAGGTTACACAACTCAGATAGTTTTTGATGCTCAATATCAGAATTGCTCTAGTAATAAAGAAATTATTACTGAGCTTTTGTCTGTTTATTACACTGATTTTGGGCAAACAGCAGATACTTATATTGAAAAATCCTGCGCTTCTTTCCGCCACCAAATAGCTCAATCTTTGATTTCTCGTGTAATTGTTGCTACATCAGATCGGGCACAGCAGTTGATGATACAAGGGTATGGGGCTGAATGGTTGTCGGCACAACAACTTTGTGGGGAAGTAGAAGCTACCGTTTGTCGGATGCGACAAAAGTACCATACACGCAAACAATCCAAGAGTAGGTTTTTAGCTAATGCTATTGATGCTAAGGCGCGGCAGCGTTTGGCTGAATTACGAATGGGATTATAG
- the psbD gene encoding photosystem II D2 protein (photosystem q(a) protein) has translation MTIAVGRAPSRGWFDVLDDWLKRDRFVFVGWSGILLFPCAFLALGGWLTGTTFVTSWYTHGLASSYLEGCNFLTVAVSTPADSMGHSLLLLWGPEAQGNLTRWFQLGGLWPFVALHGAFGLIGFMLRQFEIARLVGIRPYNALAFSAPIAVFVSVFLMYPLGQSSWFFAPSFGVAAIFRFLLFLQGFHNWTLNPFHMMGVAGVLGGALLCAIHGATVENTLFEDGDGANTFRAFNPTQSEETYSMVTANRFWSQIFGIAFSNKRWLHFFMLFVPVTGLWMSAVGIVGLALNLRAYDFVSQELRAAEDPEFETFYTKNILLNEGIRAWMAPQDQPHEQFVFPEEVLPRGNAL, from the coding sequence ATGACCATCGCAGTTGGACGCGCCCCTAGTAGAGGGTGGTTTGACGTATTAGACGACTGGCTCAAGCGCGATCGCTTCGTATTCGTAGGTTGGTCAGGGATACTATTGTTTCCCTGCGCCTTCCTAGCACTAGGCGGTTGGCTGACCGGTACCACCTTCGTCACCTCTTGGTACACCCACGGGTTAGCCTCCTCCTACCTAGAAGGCTGTAACTTCCTGACAGTGGCAGTATCCACCCCCGCCGACAGCATGGGACATTCCCTATTGCTGTTGTGGGGACCAGAAGCTCAAGGCAACCTGACCCGTTGGTTCCAATTGGGTGGTTTGTGGCCATTTGTGGCTTTGCACGGAGCCTTTGGTTTGATTGGCTTCATGTTGCGGCAATTTGAAATTGCTCGTCTAGTAGGTATCCGTCCTTACAACGCCCTGGCCTTTTCCGCTCCCATTGCAGTATTCGTCAGTGTATTCCTGATGTACCCCTTGGGACAATCGTCATGGTTCTTTGCACCTAGCTTTGGCGTAGCTGCTATTTTCCGGTTCCTATTATTCCTGCAAGGGTTCCACAACTGGACACTCAACCCCTTCCACATGATGGGTGTTGCGGGTGTATTGGGTGGTGCTTTGTTGTGTGCCATTCACGGAGCCACAGTGGAAAATACCTTGTTTGAAGACGGAGATGGTGCTAACACCTTCCGCGCCTTCAATCCAACCCAGTCTGAAGAAACCTACTCAATGGTGACAGCAAACCGTTTCTGGTCACAGATTTTCGGTATTGCTTTCTCTAACAAACGCTGGTTACACTTCTTCATGTTGTTCGTGCCAGTCACAGGCTTATGGATGAGCGCCGTCGGCATCGTCGGTTTGGCACTCAACCTGCGGGCTTATGATTTCGTCTCCCAAGAATTGCGGGCGGCGGAAGACCCTGAGTTTGAAACCTTCTATACCAAAAACATTTTGCTTAACGAGGGTATCCGCGCTTGGATGGCTCCTCAAGATCAACCCCACGAACAATTTGTATTCCCTGAGGAAGTTCTACCTCGCGGTAACGCTCTCTAA